Proteins from a single region of Deinococcus malanensis:
- a CDS encoding cell division protein FtsQ/DivIB: MTTQPPGGPSGRRGNRRISSSPGSATPGIAASDEPAQADLVASPVESPPDELLSRSPRRRPPWALFLGGLTLAAALVASWMLLPVRQITVRGNERLSAAQVRELAGIAPEFGWLYYGSWRARGLLASPWVQSAVVTRRFPDQVEIQVTERKPVAIWKRPDAKTVMVATDGTALPQTGAPLSLPVIQGWGPARLTDALTVMRALGRYNVKSVMYSPSGLKVNFAAGSVWSGDVQALLKYAGSISMYPDKNLNIYPWGVSVQE, translated from the coding sequence GTGACCACCCAACCGCCGGGCGGGCCCTCGGGGCGCCGGGGCAACCGCCGCATATCGTCATCCCCGGGATCAGCAACTCCAGGTATAGCGGCCTCGGACGAACCGGCACAAGCAGATCTGGTGGCCAGTCCCGTCGAGTCCCCTCCGGACGAGCTCCTGTCTCGCTCACCACGTCGGCGGCCTCCCTGGGCACTTTTCCTGGGGGGGCTGACGCTGGCCGCGGCGCTGGTGGCCTCCTGGATGCTGCTTCCGGTCCGGCAGATTACCGTCCGCGGCAATGAGCGCCTGAGTGCCGCGCAGGTGCGTGAGCTGGCCGGCATAGCCCCCGAGTTCGGCTGGCTGTATTACGGCAGTTGGCGCGCGCGTGGCCTGCTGGCCAGCCCATGGGTCCAGTCGGCGGTGGTCACCCGCCGCTTCCCGGATCAGGTGGAAATTCAGGTGACCGAACGTAAGCCGGTGGCCATCTGGAAACGCCCCGACGCAAAGACGGTAATGGTGGCAACAGACGGCACAGCTCTGCCCCAGACCGGTGCCCCGCTGAGCCTGCCCGTCATTCAGGGATGGGGACCCGCGCGCCTTACCGACGCCCTGACGGTGATGCGGGCACTCGGCCGCTACAATGTGAAATCGGTTATGTATTCGCCTTCCGGCCTGAAAGTGAATTTCGCGGCCGGATCAGTGTGGAGTGGCGACGTGCAGGCGCTCCTGAAGTATGCTGGAAGCATTAGCATGTACCCAGACAAGAACCTTAACATCTACCCTTGGGGGGTGAGCGTCCAGGAATGA
- a CDS encoding branched-chain amino acid ABC transporter substrate-binding protein, translating into MPRTPLTLLLLSALSLSSANALTTIKIASLAPLSGGQSAIGMQARNGIQLAVTEYKPQFRKLGFDLQFVPFDDQADPATGTAAARKIAADRQVLAVVGALNSGVTIPASAALQASHVAMVSSASTANNVTDRGLSNMNRIVPRDDAQGPAGAQFLKTRLKAKKVYILNDKTAYGEGLAREVERTLKASGVRVITNEGTEEKSDFSSIVAKIRLQKPDAIYFGGIYNQVGVFLKQLREAGVTVPVVGGDGLDSQELLQIAGKGAQNVFFTTGAAPVEALPAAKSFAAAYQKTFKQPAQGFAVFGYDAAKVTLQGVLNAARSNGNKLPSRTQVERAVRKGTFSGLLSGKTSFNSVGDRKAATLYVMKVGDGKVKLSTSIAVKPGKS; encoded by the coding sequence ATGCCCCGCACACCTTTGACGCTTCTTCTGCTGAGTGCCCTGAGCCTTAGCAGTGCCAATGCGCTGACCACCATCAAAATCGCCAGCCTCGCTCCCCTGTCCGGCGGCCAGAGTGCCATCGGGATGCAGGCCCGCAACGGCATTCAGCTGGCCGTCACCGAGTACAAGCCCCAGTTCAGGAAGCTGGGTTTTGACCTGCAGTTCGTTCCCTTCGATGACCAGGCGGATCCGGCCACTGGAACTGCCGCTGCACGAAAGATCGCTGCGGACCGGCAGGTCCTGGCGGTTGTGGGCGCGCTCAACAGTGGTGTCACCATTCCTGCCAGCGCCGCCCTGCAGGCCAGCCACGTGGCGATGGTCAGCTCGGCCAGTACCGCCAATAACGTCACCGACCGTGGCCTGAGCAACATGAACCGGATCGTGCCCCGTGACGACGCCCAGGGTCCGGCCGGCGCCCAGTTCCTGAAAACCCGGCTGAAGGCCAAGAAGGTCTACATCCTGAACGACAAGACCGCCTACGGCGAAGGTCTGGCCAGGGAAGTCGAGAGGACCCTCAAGGCCAGTGGTGTGCGCGTGATCACCAACGAAGGCACCGAGGAGAAGAGCGATTTCTCCAGCATTGTGGCCAAGATCCGGCTTCAGAAGCCCGACGCCATCTACTTCGGGGGCATCTACAACCAGGTAGGCGTGTTCCTGAAGCAGCTGCGCGAAGCCGGGGTCACGGTCCCGGTTGTTGGCGGAGACGGCCTGGACAGCCAGGAACTTCTGCAGATCGCCGGCAAGGGCGCCCAGAATGTCTTTTTCACCACGGGTGCGGCTCCGGTCGAGGCGCTGCCGGCGGCCAAATCGTTTGCAGCGGCTTACCAGAAGACCTTCAAGCAGCCGGCCCAGGGCTTCGCGGTCTTTGGCTATGACGCCGCCAAGGTCACCCTGCAGGGCGTCCTGAATGCGGCCCGGAGCAACGGCAACAAGCTGCCCAGCCGTACCCAGGTGGAGCGGGCGGTCCGCAAGGGCACCTTCAGCGGCCTGCTGTCGGGTAAAACCAGCTTCAACAGCGTGGGTGACCGCAAGGCAGCAACCCTGTACGTCATGAAGGTCGGCGATGGTAAGGTCAAGCTCAGCACGTCCATTGCTGTCAAACCAGGCAAGTCCTGA
- the rsmI gene encoding 16S rRNA (cytidine(1402)-2'-O)-methyltransferase: protein MTEPAGRDPDTDQPELEWPEPDPPDQGLADSQWAPQLPEATSPIPDGPRVWLVPTPVGNLGDITLRALNVLRAADAVACEDTRRTGALLSYLGIRRPLVRLDAHTMHRAPQVLERHARLAYVSDAGTPGISDPGAELVRAALDADIPVEVLPGATAFVPALILSGLPGARFTFEGFVPRSGRERKARFALIAARAETSVLYESPHRLHATLTDLAAACGPRRPASVTRELSKRFEETRRGPLEDLAQHFSGPVKGELVVVVEGRPEGAAELTQPVTDPAQQAREWAQAGLGVRDIRDRLTAQGLRKNDAYALALQATQN from the coding sequence ATGACTGAGCCCGCAGGCCGTGATCCAGACACGGACCAACCTGAACTGGAGTGGCCGGAACCGGACCCACCGGACCAGGGGCTGGCTGATTCCCAGTGGGCTCCACAGCTGCCCGAAGCGACCTCGCCCATTCCGGACGGTCCCCGGGTGTGGCTGGTGCCCACGCCGGTCGGCAATCTGGGTGACATCACCCTGCGCGCCCTGAACGTCCTGCGGGCTGCCGACGCCGTGGCCTGTGAGGACACCCGCCGGACAGGCGCCCTGCTGTCCTACCTGGGCATCCGCCGTCCCCTGGTGCGCCTTGATGCCCATACCATGCACCGCGCGCCTCAGGTCCTGGAGCGCCACGCCCGTCTGGCCTATGTCAGCGACGCCGGGACGCCGGGAATCAGCGACCCGGGCGCCGAACTGGTGCGCGCCGCCCTGGATGCCGATATTCCCGTGGAGGTGCTGCCAGGGGCCACGGCATTTGTGCCGGCCCTGATCCTCTCGGGACTGCCCGGTGCCCGGTTTACCTTCGAAGGCTTTGTGCCGCGGTCGGGCCGGGAACGCAAGGCGCGCTTCGCCCTGATCGCGGCCCGCGCAGAAACCAGCGTGCTGTATGAAAGCCCTCACCGGCTGCACGCCACGCTGACGGATCTGGCGGCCGCCTGTGGCCCCCGGCGCCCCGCCAGCGTGACCCGGGAACTGTCCAAGCGCTTCGAGGAAACCCGCCGTGGTCCCCTGGAAGACCTCGCACAGCACTTCTCCGGCCCGGTCAAGGGAGAACTCGTCGTGGTTGTCGAGGGCCGCCCTGAGGGAGCAGCTGAACTGACACAGCCGGTCACGGACCCCGCGCAGCAGGCACGGGAATGGGCCCAGGCTGGACTGGGGGTCAGGGATATACGTGACCGCCTGACTGCCCAGGGTTTGCGTAAGAATGACGCTTACGCCCTGGCCCTGCAGGCCACCCAGAACTGA
- the ftsZ gene encoding cell division protein FtsZ, which yields MQAARIRVIGLGGAGNNAVNRMIESGLEGVEFIAGNTDAQVLAKSHAEIRIQLGDRLTRGLGAGADPEVGEKAALEDRERIKEYLDGTDMLFITAGMGGGTGTGSAPVVAEIAREMGILTVAIVTRPFKFEGPKRLRVAEEGISKLAERVDGMIVVNNEKLLTAVDKKVSFREAFLIADRVLYYGVKGISDVINVEGMINLDFADVRNLLANSGTVLMGIGAGRGEKVADEAAMSAIHSPLLERGIEGARRILVNVTGSYDLSMTDANEIVEKIREATGFEEPDILFGITPDEAAGDEVRVTVIATGFNDTPVSIASGIGGRGSSLETIVTAKRGGSSSYDPKDYDIPAFLRNID from the coding sequence ATGCAAGCGGCCAGAATTCGCGTGATTGGCTTGGGCGGAGCCGGCAATAACGCCGTGAACCGCATGATTGAATCGGGACTCGAAGGTGTGGAGTTCATTGCCGGGAACACGGACGCTCAGGTGCTCGCCAAGAGCCACGCCGAGATCCGCATTCAGCTGGGAGACCGGTTGACCCGTGGTCTGGGCGCCGGTGCCGACCCGGAAGTGGGCGAGAAAGCTGCCCTGGAAGACCGTGAACGCATCAAGGAGTACCTCGACGGTACTGACATGCTGTTTATCACCGCCGGAATGGGCGGCGGCACCGGTACTGGCAGCGCCCCCGTGGTCGCCGAGATTGCCCGAGAAATGGGCATTCTCACGGTGGCGATTGTGACCCGGCCCTTCAAGTTCGAGGGGCCCAAGCGCCTGCGCGTGGCAGAGGAAGGCATCAGCAAGCTGGCTGAGCGCGTCGACGGCATGATTGTGGTGAACAACGAAAAACTGCTTACCGCAGTGGACAAGAAAGTCTCGTTCCGCGAAGCGTTTCTGATTGCCGACCGGGTGCTGTACTACGGCGTCAAGGGCATCAGCGATGTCATCAATGTCGAGGGCATGATTAACCTCGACTTTGCCGACGTGCGTAACCTGCTGGCCAACAGCGGCACTGTCCTGATGGGCATCGGCGCCGGGCGCGGAGAGAAAGTCGCCGACGAGGCGGCCATGAGCGCGATCCACAGCCCGCTTCTGGAGCGCGGCATTGAGGGGGCGAGGCGCATCCTGGTCAATGTGACCGGCAGCTACGACCTGAGCATGACCGACGCCAACGAGATCGTCGAGAAGATCCGGGAAGCCACCGGCTTCGAGGAGCCCGACATCCTCTTCGGGATCACGCCGGACGAAGCCGCCGGAGACGAAGTGCGTGTCACGGTGATCGCTACAGGCTTCAACGACACGCCGGTGAGCATTGCCAGCGGTATTGGCGGTCGGGGCAGCAGTCTGGAAACCATCGTGACTGCCAAGCGCGGTGGCAGCAGCAGCTATGACCCCAAGGACTACGATATCCCGGCGTTTCTGCGAAACATCGACTGA
- a CDS encoding UDP-N-acetylmuramate dehydrogenase, protein MSAVSLSRTGARVERQALARYTTLGVGGPAEVWFVGDHAQLAEAMEAPYRVLGGGSNLVIADQGVSERVIRLVGPLAERDLEPDPRLSAGDGVVTGWVGGGVPLPGLIRTLQKSGLSNLEGTVGIPAQVGGAVWMNAGTRYGEMFDGLHTIEIVTPQGMRQVSPNELQWGYRNSGIPRGHVVSRVRLKLRRSTPSAVLEKMDAADQARKGQPKMKTPGCAFKNPGGVSAGKLIDDAGLKGTRIGDAMIAPEHANFIVNLGGATAADVHALLDVIRGRVGVPMELEYELWPEQL, encoded by the coding sequence GTGAGCGCTGTGTCTCTCAGCCGGACGGGGGCCCGCGTGGAGCGGCAGGCCCTTGCGCGCTACACCACCCTGGGCGTCGGCGGCCCAGCGGAGGTCTGGTTCGTGGGGGATCACGCCCAGCTGGCCGAGGCGATGGAAGCTCCCTACCGCGTCCTGGGCGGCGGCAGCAATCTGGTGATCGCAGATCAGGGGGTATCCGAACGGGTGATCCGCCTGGTGGGCCCACTGGCCGAGCGTGACCTGGAACCGGACCCGCGCCTCAGCGCAGGTGACGGCGTCGTGACCGGCTGGGTCGGGGGCGGCGTCCCGCTTCCCGGCCTGATCCGTACCCTGCAGAAATCTGGCCTCTCCAACCTGGAAGGTACCGTCGGCATTCCCGCTCAGGTCGGCGGAGCGGTGTGGATGAATGCCGGCACCCGGTACGGCGAAATGTTCGACGGCCTGCATACCATCGAGATCGTCACGCCACAGGGTATGCGTCAGGTCTCGCCTAACGAGTTGCAGTGGGGCTACCGCAACAGCGGCATTCCGCGCGGCCACGTGGTCTCGCGGGTACGTCTCAAGCTGCGGCGCAGCACCCCCTCCGCTGTGCTGGAAAAGATGGACGCGGCCGACCAGGCGCGCAAGGGCCAGCCCAAGATGAAGACGCCGGGATGTGCTTTCAAGAATCCAGGTGGGGTGAGCGCCGGCAAACTGATCGATGACGCCGGACTCAAGGGCACCCGCATTGGGGACGCGATGATCGCGCCGGAGCATGCCAACTTCATCGTGAATCTGGGCGGAGCCACTGCGGCGGACGTCCACGCGCTGCTGGACGTGATCCGGGGACGGGTGGGCGTGCCCATGGAACTGGAGTACGAGCTGTGGCCGGAGCAACTCTGA
- the murG gene encoding undecaprenyldiphospho-muramoylpentapeptide beta-N-acetylglucosaminyltransferase: MSLVVMATGGTGGHIYPAVATARELMARGHKALLLGQRGGMEERVAAEQGLPFEGVDAGKLARSGQGRPDPRELLRAVRGVVEARRVLQARRPALVVGYGGFASLPGVLAAQSLGIPTVLHEQNARLGLTQRVAVGRARAVGTAYAQVLGLPAGKGTLVGMPVREERLARQEAQRRLGLQAGPLTIFVMGGSQGSLFLNNNVPDTLRNILGNEGLLSGLGMEPGQIDLDFTHAQAGGAAVQVLHSTGPRWLADVAPRVRDLEWYHAVGYVDTVAAWVAADLAITRAGTGTLAEAAFHGVPLVMVPLPESSENHQYHNAISVQQAGAGRVVEQKNVQETLGAAVLECAEPGARMAMRDAALARAQMGAAARFADLIEQHLPHS; the protein is encoded by the coding sequence ATGAGTCTGGTCGTAATGGCAACGGGAGGCACCGGCGGGCATATCTATCCGGCGGTGGCCACAGCGCGGGAACTGATGGCACGGGGACACAAAGCGCTGCTGCTGGGCCAGCGCGGCGGCATGGAGGAGCGGGTCGCGGCTGAGCAGGGCCTGCCGTTCGAGGGTGTGGATGCCGGAAAGCTGGCCCGCAGCGGACAGGGCCGCCCCGACCCCCGTGAGCTGCTCCGGGCGGTACGCGGCGTGGTTGAGGCCCGCCGGGTGCTGCAGGCCCGGCGCCCGGCGCTGGTGGTCGGCTACGGCGGGTTTGCCAGCCTGCCCGGCGTCCTGGCGGCACAGAGCCTGGGAATACCGACGGTGCTGCACGAGCAGAATGCCCGACTCGGCCTGACCCAGCGCGTAGCGGTGGGCCGCGCCCGGGCGGTGGGAACCGCCTACGCACAGGTGCTGGGGCTGCCGGCGGGAAAGGGCACGCTGGTCGGCATGCCGGTCCGCGAGGAGCGCCTGGCCCGTCAGGAAGCGCAGCGGCGCCTGGGGCTGCAAGCCGGACCGCTGACCATTTTTGTGATGGGCGGCTCGCAGGGATCTTTGTTCCTGAACAACAACGTGCCCGACACGCTGCGCAACATTCTCGGCAACGAGGGGCTGCTCAGCGGCCTGGGCATGGAGCCCGGACAGATCGACCTGGATTTCACCCACGCCCAGGCCGGCGGCGCCGCCGTGCAGGTGCTGCACTCGACCGGGCCCCGCTGGTTGGCGGACGTCGCTCCGCGGGTCCGCGACCTGGAGTGGTATCACGCGGTCGGTTACGTGGACACCGTGGCGGCCTGGGTGGCGGCTGATCTGGCCATCACCCGCGCTGGCACCGGCACACTGGCCGAGGCCGCGTTTCATGGGGTCCCGCTGGTCATGGTTCCCCTTCCGGAATCGTCGGAAAACCACCAGTACCACAACGCCATCAGTGTTCAGCAGGCCGGCGCGGGCCGCGTGGTGGAGCAGAAGAACGTTCAGGAGACCCTGGGGGCAGCGGTGTTAGAGTGTGCCGAGCCGGGGGCCCGCATGGCCATGCGCGATGCAGCACTGGCGCGTGCCCAGATGGGGGCCGCTGCGCGTTTCGCGGACCTGATCGAGCAGCACCTGCCCCACTCCTGA
- the ftsA gene encoding cell division protein FtsA, with protein MKDNPIIVGLDIGTTKITTVIGELAEGGGVDIIGEGTVPSEGMKRGSVVNLERATHAIRQSIAAAERVSGVQVDSVYVTVAGNHAKAITSHGLAAIRRNQEINVSDVDRAIENARAVPLDPNLEIIHTLPQEYVVDGQEGIKSPVGMHGVRLEVDVHIVAGTAGPLLNLRRCVQEAGVQVEGFVLHALASGLATLEATEQSQTVIVVDMGGGTTDIGVFKRGNLAHSASIPIGGEHVTADLAQILKIPMEEAENVKRRYGAAIPELADQDLTLEITTASGSTHAISAFELSRIIKPRLSEIFSLIRDEIDHTLGPVELVAQGVVLTGGAALLRGTSDLARDRFRLPVRLGRPRGIGGLTDIVNGPTHAASVGLVLYGIGEDGKVPHIVFQEEPKSAPPVDVPAPLPAVPATAATGTPAPKKEGVSLVDRLRNAFKDWM; from the coding sequence ATGAAAGACAATCCGATCATCGTGGGCCTGGACATCGGCACCACCAAAATCACCACCGTGATCGGCGAGCTTGCCGAGGGCGGCGGTGTCGACATCATCGGCGAAGGCACCGTTCCCAGTGAAGGCATGAAACGTGGCAGCGTCGTCAACCTGGAGCGGGCCACCCACGCCATCCGGCAGTCGATTGCCGCAGCGGAACGCGTCAGCGGTGTGCAGGTCGACTCGGTGTATGTCACGGTAGCCGGCAACCATGCCAAGGCCATCACCAGTCATGGTCTGGCTGCCATCCGCCGCAATCAGGAAATCAATGTTTCCGACGTGGACCGCGCCATCGAGAATGCGCGTGCAGTCCCGCTCGATCCAAATCTTGAGATCATCCACACCCTGCCGCAGGAGTATGTCGTTGACGGCCAGGAGGGCATCAAGAGTCCGGTCGGCATGCACGGGGTCCGTCTGGAAGTGGATGTGCATATCGTGGCCGGGACCGCCGGACCCCTGCTGAACCTGCGCCGCTGCGTGCAGGAAGCCGGGGTACAGGTCGAGGGCTTCGTGCTGCATGCCCTGGCCTCGGGGCTGGCCACGCTGGAAGCCACCGAACAGTCTCAGACGGTCATCGTGGTCGACATGGGCGGCGGCACCACCGATATCGGGGTGTTCAAGCGCGGCAACCTGGCCCACAGCGCCAGCATCCCCATCGGGGGGGAGCACGTCACGGCTGACCTGGCGCAGATCCTTAAGATCCCCATGGAGGAAGCCGAGAACGTCAAGCGCAGATACGGCGCGGCCATTCCTGAGCTGGCCGATCAGGACCTGACCCTGGAGATCACCACGGCGTCGGGCAGCACCCATGCCATCAGCGCCTTTGAACTGTCGCGGATCATCAAGCCACGCCTCTCGGAGATTTTCAGCCTGATCCGCGACGAAATCGATCACACGCTGGGTCCGGTCGAACTGGTTGCCCAGGGCGTGGTCCTGACCGGCGGCGCCGCGCTGCTGCGCGGCACCAGTGATCTGGCGCGGGACCGGTTCCGGTTGCCGGTGCGACTCGGCCGACCCCGTGGCATTGGCGGCCTGACCGATATCGTCAACGGGCCGACCCACGCCGCGAGTGTAGGACTGGTGCTGTACGGCATCGGCGAGGACGGCAAGGTGCCTCATATCGTGTTTCAGGAAGAGCCCAAGAGCGCGCCTCCGGTGGATGTTCCCGCTCCGCTGCCGGCTGTTCCTGCCACCGCTGCCACAGGCACGCCGGCCCCCAAGAAAGAAGGCGTGAGCCTGGTAGACCGCCTTCGGAATGCCTTCAAGGACTGGATGTAA
- the pfkA gene encoding 6-phosphofructokinase: MTEHPTSPNPTAVPGQTARPNPAGVRRLAVLTSGGDAPGMNAAIRAVVRTGTQQGIEMIGVRRGFSGLHRGELSVMGARDVANIIQRGGTVLLTARSRTWRTPEGRASGAQVLRDWGVDGLIVIGGDGSFHGGHYLQEEHGIPVIGIPGTIDNDLYGTDHTIGYFTAVETALDAVDKLRDTGASHERIFVIEVMGRHAGHIALDVAVAGGAEEVFIPEDEKPVAGVVEIVKDSVAKGKRGSIIIVAEGYEGGAQGVADAIEAGTGLETRVSILGHIQRGGSPVSSDRILASRLGEAAVYALMEGRKGVMVGRGASGIIYTPLQETWEKRKDVSRDLYRCAMTLSI; the protein is encoded by the coding sequence ATGACAGAGCATCCGACATCCCCCAACCCCACCGCTGTCCCTGGCCAGACCGCCCGCCCTAACCCTGCCGGAGTGCGCCGGCTCGCCGTGCTGACCAGCGGCGGTGACGCGCCCGGCATGAACGCCGCCATTCGGGCCGTCGTGCGGACCGGCACCCAGCAGGGCATTGAAATGATCGGCGTCCGCCGTGGATTCTCGGGTCTGCACCGCGGCGAACTTTCCGTAATGGGCGCGCGCGACGTGGCTAACATCATCCAGCGGGGCGGGACGGTTCTGCTGACCGCACGCAGCCGGACCTGGCGGACACCTGAAGGCCGCGCCAGTGGGGCCCAGGTGCTGCGCGACTGGGGCGTGGACGGCCTGATCGTGATCGGTGGTGACGGCAGCTTCCACGGTGGCCACTACCTGCAGGAGGAACACGGTATTCCTGTTATCGGCATTCCAGGAACCATCGACAATGACCTCTACGGGACCGACCATACTATCGGGTATTTCACGGCCGTGGAAACGGCGCTTGACGCCGTGGACAAGCTGCGCGACACCGGAGCTTCGCATGAACGCATCTTCGTGATCGAGGTCATGGGCCGGCACGCCGGGCATATCGCACTGGACGTCGCCGTGGCAGGAGGCGCCGAAGAGGTGTTTATCCCCGAGGACGAAAAACCGGTCGCGGGCGTCGTGGAGATCGTCAAGGACAGCGTGGCCAAAGGCAAACGTGGCAGCATCATCATCGTTGCCGAGGGCTATGAGGGCGGCGCGCAGGGAGTGGCAGACGCCATCGAGGCCGGCACCGGCCTGGAAACCCGGGTGAGCATTCTGGGTCACATCCAGCGTGGCGGCTCGCCGGTGTCCAGCGACCGGATTCTGGCCAGCCGCCTGGGAGAGGCCGCCGTTTACGCCCTGATGGAAGGCCGCAAGGGTGTCATGGTGGGCCGCGGAGCCAGCGGCATCATCTACACGCCACTGCAAGAGACCTGGGAAAAGCGCAAGGACGTGAGCCGTGACCTGTACCGCTGCGCGATGACCCTCAGCATCTAG
- the murC gene encoding UDP-N-acetylmuramate--L-alanine ligase, with product MSGAPGTSQSAAAAVTGPPSSQTQTPLHYHLMGVGGIGMSAFARLLKARGHHVSGCDEAASDLTRQLEHEGITVAVGHHASHVADVDVLVASEAVPKSHPEMVAAREAGVQVRPRMGLLEELLRAGPGVGVIGTHGKTTTTSMIAVALQGAGLDPSAFVGGIVPEFGSNARVGAGPFVAEVDESDRAFAELGCETAVFTNAEDDHVGGNQATYWETVEEQHAGFARFVGQSRRVLYCADWPGLDALCQGAEERLTYGQADGADYRAVNLRPDPDGTSFTVLWSGAALGEARVGLPGVHNVLNALAALAVTHLYGGEFTPAARALAEFSGPGRRWQRIGELNGALVIDDYAHNATKVAAAVQAARQTGRRVRVVFQPHRYLRTQQSWPRLADALMDADEVLLLDIAAASEDPIEGIHATLISERMAQQGHRGVHYLPDRTDVLRALRDTATSGDIIVTMGAGDVWKLSRELAGVAL from the coding sequence ATGTCCGGTGCGCCCGGGACCTCCCAATCCGCTGCGGCGGCGGTGACCGGGCCGCCCTCTTCACAGACCCAAACTCCCCTGCACTACCACCTGATGGGCGTGGGCGGCATTGGCATGAGCGCCTTTGCGCGTCTGCTGAAAGCCCGCGGCCACCATGTCAGCGGCTGCGACGAGGCCGCCTCTGATCTGACCCGGCAACTGGAGCATGAAGGCATCACTGTGGCGGTGGGGCACCACGCCTCCCACGTGGCCGATGTGGACGTGCTGGTCGCCTCCGAGGCGGTGCCCAAGAGCCACCCTGAGATGGTCGCCGCGCGTGAGGCCGGGGTGCAGGTACGCCCCCGGATGGGCCTGCTTGAAGAGTTGCTGCGTGCCGGGCCCGGTGTCGGGGTGATCGGCACGCACGGTAAAACCACGACCACCAGCATGATCGCGGTGGCCCTGCAGGGAGCCGGGCTGGACCCGTCTGCTTTTGTGGGCGGCATTGTCCCGGAGTTTGGCAGCAACGCCCGGGTGGGCGCTGGGCCCTTTGTGGCTGAGGTTGATGAGTCCGACCGGGCCTTCGCCGAACTCGGCTGTGAGACCGCCGTATTCACCAATGCAGAGGACGACCACGTGGGCGGAAATCAGGCCACGTACTGGGAAACGGTCGAGGAGCAGCACGCCGGCTTCGCACGCTTCGTGGGTCAATCCCGCCGGGTGCTGTACTGCGCGGACTGGCCGGGCCTGGACGCGCTGTGTCAGGGGGCCGAAGAGCGCCTCACCTATGGTCAGGCCGACGGCGCCGATTACAGGGCGGTGAACCTGCGCCCCGACCCTGACGGCACCTCGTTTACGGTGCTCTGGAGCGGCGCGGCGTTGGGTGAAGCACGGGTGGGCCTTCCAGGGGTGCACAACGTGCTCAACGCGTTGGCGGCGCTGGCGGTGACGCATCTGTACGGCGGCGAGTTCACCCCGGCTGCGCGCGCCCTGGCTGAATTTAGCGGCCCCGGACGCCGCTGGCAGAGGATAGGCGAGCTGAATGGTGCACTGGTCATCGACGACTATGCCCACAACGCCACCAAGGTCGCGGCCGCGGTGCAGGCCGCCCGGCAGACCGGGCGGCGCGTCCGGGTAGTCTTCCAGCCTCACCGGTATCTGCGGACCCAGCAAAGCTGGCCCCGGCTGGCCGACGCCCTGATGGATGCAGACGAGGTGCTGCTTCTGGATATCGCCGCGGCGTCCGAAGACCCTATCGAGGGCATTCACGCCACCCTGATCTCTGAGCGCATGGCCCAGCAGGGGCACCGGGGTGTGCATTATCTGCCGGACCGCACGGACGTGCTGCGAGCGCTGCGCGACACCGCTACATCCGGGGACATCATCGTGACCATGGGCGCAGGCGACGTCTGGAAGCTTTCGCGCGAACTGGCCGGAGTGGCGCTGTGA
- a CDS encoding 23S rRNA (pseudouridine(1915)-N(3))-methyltransferase RlmH — protein MRLHLITVGEPKLAYARLGWDEYEKRLRRYHKLQVTRVAGRTQALESEAVRRAAGKAPLVLLDPRGRQFASPDLSAYLDAQAVGGVGELAFAIGGPDGHTDELRSGAHLLWGLGQLTLPHDLAMVVLLEALYRAATISAGEPYHR, from the coding sequence GTGCGGCTGCACCTGATCACTGTAGGAGAACCCAAACTCGCCTATGCCCGGCTGGGATGGGACGAATACGAGAAACGGCTGCGGCGTTACCACAAGCTGCAGGTCACACGCGTCGCGGGCCGGACGCAGGCCCTGGAAAGCGAGGCGGTGCGGCGCGCGGCCGGCAAAGCCCCCCTGGTGCTGCTCGATCCGCGTGGCCGGCAGTTCGCGTCCCCGGACCTGAGCGCCTACCTTGACGCCCAGGCGGTCGGAGGCGTGGGAGAACTCGCGTTTGCCATTGGGGGACCGGACGGCCACACCGATGAACTGCGTTCTGGCGCTCATCTGCTGTGGGGTCTGGGGCAGCTGACCCTGCCACATGATCTCGCGATGGTGGTGCTCCTGGAGGCACTTTACCGCGCGGCGACCATCAGTGCGGGCGAACCCTACCACCGCTGA